The Coffea arabica cultivar ET-39 chromosome 1e, Coffea Arabica ET-39 HiFi, whole genome shotgun sequence genome has a window encoding:
- the LOC113689672 gene encoding 17.4 kDa class I heat shock protein-like gives MITLVMFILWTSLLSDYKYQSLNPPFSSTSNRKRYQFLPVQLILAFELSLLGHILHTTKMSLIPSFFGGRKTNVFDPFSLDIWDPFDGFFVTSPSVANWPSSARETAAFATARIDWKETPEAHVFKADVPGLKKEELKVEVEEGRILQISGERSKEQEEKNDKWYRSERSSGKFLRRFRLPENAKVEEVKASLEDGVLTVTVPKVEEKKPEVKSIEISA, from the coding sequence ATGATTACACTAGTCATGTTCATACTCTGGACATCTCTTCTGTCTGACTATAAATATCAAAGCTTGAACCCTCCATTTTCATCAACCAGCAACAGAAAGCGATATCAGTTCCTTCCTGTGCAACTTATACTTGCGTTTGAATTAAGTCTTCTTGGTCATATACTGCATACAACAAAGATGTCCCTGATTCCAAGTTTCTTCGGAGGCCGAAAAACCAATGTGTTTGATCCCTTCTCCCTCGATATATGGGATCCATTTGACGGATTCTTCGTCACCTCTCCTAGTGTAGCCAATTGGCCTTCATCAGCTCGTGAAACCGCCGCATTTGCCACTGCAAGGATTGACTGGAAAGAGACCCCAGAAGCCCATGTATTCAAGGCTGATGTTCCAGGGCTGAAAAAGGAGGAATTGAAAGTTGAGGTCGAGGAGGGAAGGATTCTCCAGATCAGCGGAGAGAGGAGCAAGGAGCAAGAGGAGAAGAACGACAAGTGGTACCGTTCGGAGAGAAGCAGCGGCAAGTTCCTCCGCCGGTTCCGTTTACCGGAAAATGCTAAGGTGGAGGAGGTAAAAGCCAGCTTGGAAGATGGAGTTCTGACTGTGACCGTGCCTAAAGTGGAGGAGAAGAAGCCAGAGGTCAAGTCCATTGAGATCTCTGCTTGA
- the LOC113708739 gene encoding U-box domain-containing protein 13 isoform X1 yields the protein MDEDKAGLAQKLIETVNEISAIPEYRPTVKKQYCNLARRLKLLTPMFEEIRDNKEVLPQDSLKALAALNHALDSAKELLKFGCDGSKIYLVLERDEIMKRFQEVTAQLEQALSGISFEILDISDEVKEQVELVLSQFRRAKGRIDSPDIELYEDLLSLYSRSNDSSADPTVLRTLVEKLHLTGISDLTQESLALHEMVAATGGDPEESIEKMSMVLKKIKDFVQTENPDSDLPSSCSAQLSSEGNHKSPFIPDDFRCPISLELMRDPVIVSTGQTYERSCIEKWLEAGHGTCPKTRQALTSTAVTPNYVLRSLIAQWCEANGIEPPKRPGSSQPNKTTSACFPADRTKIDVLLHKLTSGNPEDQRSAAGEIRLLAKRNADNRVAIAEVGAIPLLVSLLSTPDSRTQEHAVTALLNLSICEDNKGRIINSGAVPGIVHVLKKGSMEARENAAATLFSLSVVDENKVTIGTSGAIPPLVMLLSEGTQRGKKDAATALFNLCIYQGNKGKAVRAGVVPTLMRLLTEPQGGMVDEALAILAILASHPEGKAAIGAAEAVPVLVDVIGNGSPRNKENAAAVLVHLCSGDQQHLVEAQELGVMGYLLDLAQNGTERGRRKATQLLERMNRYVEQQKQAQSQAEVQTQTQNQVPRPPAFGDAVDS from the exons ATGGACGAAGATAAAGCCGGTTTAGCACAGAAGTTAATTGAAACGGTCAATGAGATATCGGCGATACCGGAGTACCGGCCAACGGTGAAGAAGCAGTACTGCAATTTAGCTCGGCGGCTGAAGCTGTTGACTCCGATGTTCGAAGAGATTCGTGATAATAAAGAAGTTCTCCCTCAGGACTCGCTTAAAGCCCTGGCTGCTCTAAACCATGCTCTTGATTCCGCTAAGGAGTTGCTCAAATTCGGCTGTGATGGCAGCAAAATCTATCTC GTGTTAGAGAGGGATGAAATCATGAAAAGGTTTCAAGAAGTTACAGCGCAGTTGGAACAAGCTCTAAGTGGAATCTCTTTTGAAATCCTTGACATATCTGATGAAGTTAAAGAACAG GTTGAGCTTGTTCTTTCTCAGTTCAGAAGAGCAAAAGGAAGGATTGACTCCCCCGATATTGAGCTGTATGAAGATCTATTGTCTCTTTACAGCAGGAGTAATGACTCTTCTGCAGATCCAACTGTCCTAAGGACATTGGTAGAAAAGCTACACCTAACTGGAATATCAGACCTTACTCAAGAGTCACTGGCTTTGCATGAAATGGTTGCTGCCACTGGCGGGGATCCTGAGGAGAGTATAGAGAAGATGTCAATGGTATTGAAGAAAATTAAGGATTTTGTGCAGACAGAGAATCCAGATAGTGACCTACCTTCAAGTTGCAGTGCACAACTATCCTCAGAAGGGAATCATAAATCTCCTTTCATACCTGATGATTTTCGTTGTCCTATATCCCTAGAGTTGATGAGGGATCCTGTCATTGTCTCCACAGGGCAG ACCTATGAGCGTTCCTGCATTGAGAAATGGCTAGAAGCGGGTCATGGCACTTGTCCCAAGACTCGACAAGCCCTTACTAGCACTGCTGTAACACCTAACTACGTCTTACGTAGCCTTATAGCACAGTGGTGTGAGGCAAATGGGATTGAACCACCAAAACGACCTGGCAGTTCTCAGCCAAATAAGACGACATCTGCATGCTTTCCTGCTGACCGCACTAAAATAGATGTCCTTCTCCATAAGCTCACATCTGGCAACCCAGAAGACCAGCGATCAGCTGCTGGTGAAATCCGGCTTCTTGCCAAGCGCAATGCTGATAATCGTGTTGCAATTGCTGAAGTGGGTGCGATTCCATTGCTGGTTAGCCTTTTGTCAACACCGGATTCCCGCACTCAGGAGCATGCTGTTACTGCACTTCTTAACCTCTCCATATGCGAGGATAACAAGGGGAGAATCATTAATTCAGGGGCAGTGCCAGGTATAGTTCATGTGCTGAAGAAAGGAAGCATGGAAGCACGTGAAAATGCAGCAGCTACCCTGTTTAGTCTCTCAGTTGTGGATGAAAATAAGGTCACAATTGGTACTTCTGGAGCTATCCCACCTCTCGTAATGCTTTTAAGTGAAGGAACCCAGAGGGGAAAGAAGGATGCTGCAACAGCTCTGTTCAACTTGTGCATATATCAGGGTAACAAGGGAAAGGCGGTGAGGGCTGGAGTTGTGCCCACATTGATGCGTCTGCTTACAGAACCTCAGGGTGGTATGGTAGATGAGGCACTAGCTATATTGGCAATATTGGCTAGCCATCCTGAAGGGAAGGCAGCCATTGGAGCTGCAGAGGCAGTGCCTGTTTTAGTAGATGTTATTGGAAATGGTTCCCCAAGGAACAAAGAAAATGCTGCTGCAGTATTGGTGCACCTTTGTTCGGGAGACCAACAGCATCTGGTGGAGGCCCAGGAACTTGGAGTGATGGGTTATTTGCTTGATTTGGCACAAAATGGCACTGAAAGGGGCAGGCGCAAGGCTACCCAGTTACTTGAGCGAATGAATAGATATGTAGAGCAGCAAAAGCAGGCCCAGTCACAAGCCGAGGTTCAAACGCAAACTCAGAACCAGGTGCCACGGCCGCCTGCGTTTGGCGATGCTGTTGATAGTTGA
- the LOC113708739 gene encoding U-box domain-containing protein 13 isoform X2: MKRFQEVTAQLEQALSGISFEILDISDEVKEQVELVLSQFRRAKGRIDSPDIELYEDLLSLYSRSNDSSADPTVLRTLVEKLHLTGISDLTQESLALHEMVAATGGDPEESIEKMSMVLKKIKDFVQTENPDSDLPSSCSAQLSSEGNHKSPFIPDDFRCPISLELMRDPVIVSTGQTYERSCIEKWLEAGHGTCPKTRQALTSTAVTPNYVLRSLIAQWCEANGIEPPKRPGSSQPNKTTSACFPADRTKIDVLLHKLTSGNPEDQRSAAGEIRLLAKRNADNRVAIAEVGAIPLLVSLLSTPDSRTQEHAVTALLNLSICEDNKGRIINSGAVPGIVHVLKKGSMEARENAAATLFSLSVVDENKVTIGTSGAIPPLVMLLSEGTQRGKKDAATALFNLCIYQGNKGKAVRAGVVPTLMRLLTEPQGGMVDEALAILAILASHPEGKAAIGAAEAVPVLVDVIGNGSPRNKENAAAVLVHLCSGDQQHLVEAQELGVMGYLLDLAQNGTERGRRKATQLLERMNRYVEQQKQAQSQAEVQTQTQNQVPRPPAFGDAVDS; the protein is encoded by the exons ATGAAAAGGTTTCAAGAAGTTACAGCGCAGTTGGAACAAGCTCTAAGTGGAATCTCTTTTGAAATCCTTGACATATCTGATGAAGTTAAAGAACAG GTTGAGCTTGTTCTTTCTCAGTTCAGAAGAGCAAAAGGAAGGATTGACTCCCCCGATATTGAGCTGTATGAAGATCTATTGTCTCTTTACAGCAGGAGTAATGACTCTTCTGCAGATCCAACTGTCCTAAGGACATTGGTAGAAAAGCTACACCTAACTGGAATATCAGACCTTACTCAAGAGTCACTGGCTTTGCATGAAATGGTTGCTGCCACTGGCGGGGATCCTGAGGAGAGTATAGAGAAGATGTCAATGGTATTGAAGAAAATTAAGGATTTTGTGCAGACAGAGAATCCAGATAGTGACCTACCTTCAAGTTGCAGTGCACAACTATCCTCAGAAGGGAATCATAAATCTCCTTTCATACCTGATGATTTTCGTTGTCCTATATCCCTAGAGTTGATGAGGGATCCTGTCATTGTCTCCACAGGGCAG ACCTATGAGCGTTCCTGCATTGAGAAATGGCTAGAAGCGGGTCATGGCACTTGTCCCAAGACTCGACAAGCCCTTACTAGCACTGCTGTAACACCTAACTACGTCTTACGTAGCCTTATAGCACAGTGGTGTGAGGCAAATGGGATTGAACCACCAAAACGACCTGGCAGTTCTCAGCCAAATAAGACGACATCTGCATGCTTTCCTGCTGACCGCACTAAAATAGATGTCCTTCTCCATAAGCTCACATCTGGCAACCCAGAAGACCAGCGATCAGCTGCTGGTGAAATCCGGCTTCTTGCCAAGCGCAATGCTGATAATCGTGTTGCAATTGCTGAAGTGGGTGCGATTCCATTGCTGGTTAGCCTTTTGTCAACACCGGATTCCCGCACTCAGGAGCATGCTGTTACTGCACTTCTTAACCTCTCCATATGCGAGGATAACAAGGGGAGAATCATTAATTCAGGGGCAGTGCCAGGTATAGTTCATGTGCTGAAGAAAGGAAGCATGGAAGCACGTGAAAATGCAGCAGCTACCCTGTTTAGTCTCTCAGTTGTGGATGAAAATAAGGTCACAATTGGTACTTCTGGAGCTATCCCACCTCTCGTAATGCTTTTAAGTGAAGGAACCCAGAGGGGAAAGAAGGATGCTGCAACAGCTCTGTTCAACTTGTGCATATATCAGGGTAACAAGGGAAAGGCGGTGAGGGCTGGAGTTGTGCCCACATTGATGCGTCTGCTTACAGAACCTCAGGGTGGTATGGTAGATGAGGCACTAGCTATATTGGCAATATTGGCTAGCCATCCTGAAGGGAAGGCAGCCATTGGAGCTGCAGAGGCAGTGCCTGTTTTAGTAGATGTTATTGGAAATGGTTCCCCAAGGAACAAAGAAAATGCTGCTGCAGTATTGGTGCACCTTTGTTCGGGAGACCAACAGCATCTGGTGGAGGCCCAGGAACTTGGAGTGATGGGTTATTTGCTTGATTTGGCACAAAATGGCACTGAAAGGGGCAGGCGCAAGGCTACCCAGTTACTTGAGCGAATGAATAGATATGTAGAGCAGCAAAAGCAGGCCCAGTCACAAGCCGAGGTTCAAACGCAAACTCAGAACCAGGTGCCACGGCCGCCTGCGTTTGGCGATGCTGTTGATAGTTGA
- the LOC113708744 gene encoding dof zinc finger protein DOF3.6-like: MVFSSFPVYLDHPNLHQFQQPEHQQGSGVENSQLPPPPPPLPVGGGGSSIRPGSMVDRARLAKLPLPEAGLKCPRCESSNTKFCYFNNYSLSQPRHFCKTCRRYWTRGGALRNVPVGGGCRRNKKTKSSSSKSSTTAERQMPGSNSTSTPSPSSCSADMAGQFPQQANQLPLMAALTGLNHYGGGHIGPGIGGFQAQMMPPTGNGLANMGFNLGGNGNDLSAAGGGADHWRLPSIGGFEVTTSLFPFQSEGVEASSNSMLGDHQQLGSLATSSSGVASQVPSVKTEENPGLNLTKQFLVNSENNQYWGGSPWTGFSGLNSSSTSHLL, encoded by the exons ATGGTTTTCTCATCTTTTCCAGTCTATTTAGATCATCCCAATTTGCACCAG TTCCAGCAACCAGAGCATCAACAAGGAAGTGGTGTGGAAAATAGCCAACTTCCACCACCGCCCCCACCTCTTCCGGTGGGTGGTGGTGGTAGCTCGATCAGACCCGGATCGATGGTTGATCGAGCCCGGTTAGCTAAGCTACCGCTTCCAGAGGCAGGACTCAAGTGCCCTCGTTGCGAGTCGTCAAATACTAAGTTTTGCTACTTCAACAACTACAGCCTCTCTCAACCAAGACACTTTTGTAAGACGTGTCGCCGCTACTGGACCAGAGGAGGGGCCCTAAGAAACGTTCCAGTTGGAGGAGGCTGCCGGAGAAATAAGAAAACCAAAAGCAGCAGCTCAAAATCTTCCACAACAGCTGAAAGGCAGATGCCTGGGTCTAACTCAACTAGTACTCCAAGTCCCTCCAGCTGCAGTGCAGATATGGCTGGCCAATTTCCCCAACAAGCAAATCAGTTACCTCTTATGGCTGCTTTAACAGGCCTTAATCACTATGGGGGTGGTCATATTGGTCCGGGTATCGGTGGATTTCAAGCGCAGATGATGCCTCCAACTGGTAATGGACTTGCAAACATGGGTTTTAACTTAGGAGGGAATGGGAACGATCTATCTGCTGCTGGTGGAGGAGCTGATCACTGGAGATTGCCTTCTATTGGGGGGTTTGAGGTGACGACAAGTTTGTTTCCATTTCAAAGTGAAGGAGTTGAAGCATCATCTAATTCCATGTTAGGAGATCATCAGCAGCTTGGTTCTTTGGCAACAAGCTCATCGGGGGTTGCTAGTCAGGTGCCATCCGTGAAAACTGAAGAAAATCCTGGACTCAATTTGACAAAGCAGTTTTTAGTTAATTCTGAGAATAATCAATACTGGGGTGGAAGTCCTTGGACGGGATTCTCTGGTCTCAACTCCTCTTCTACCAGCCATCTTCTATGA